A single Pseudomonas sp. MM223 DNA region contains:
- the tamB gene encoding Translocation and assembly module subunit TamB (*Name tamB): MKRVIKYIFLGLLGVVASLGLVLGLLLGTEAGSRWALGKVPGLEVADFQGRLAGSWQASMLRWADGGSTVEVQAPRLAWSPACLLRATLCIDRLQAQRIDMAFAPSAEPADSSPLQLPALRLPLAIELGEVKVGQLRLDGSDLLGDLQLAAHWTGTGMRIDSLHLQRDDLQLNLQGDLQPEGDWPVQLQAQLQLPAVDGKPWQLALTATGELQKTLTLAGTSSGYLDATLSGQLQALVEHLPATLQIRSEAFKPTGSLPDTLQLNQLKLDAKGDLLKGYQLSGTASLPAEQSPIALALSGLVDSKGARLDALDLTASETQHVKLQASADWQQGLSADAQLDWQDFPWLRLYPLETPPEVTLKRFNTQVHYRDGNYQGTFKGDLDGPAGAFSLASPFEGDLSQVKLPQLALTAGQGKAAGSVAVRFADTLAWDVDLQLSALDPAYWLAELPGTLAGPLRSKGEMKGDVLTLDAQLDLKGRLRGQPAVFKAEAQGAGQSWTLGALAIQLGDNRINGSGSLQQRLAGRIDLDLPRLGQLWPRLQGQVKGRLDVAGTLQAPQGTLTLQGQRLAQAENRLQQLDLDAHLDNAQRGVIELKAAGIQLGDTALGTLQANGKGDIRQQALTLALDGPQLKLDLGLDGQLNKGDWRGRLASGRIQAGGQDWQLQAPARVQRLASGQLDFGAHCWRSGQASLCGDDQRLAPEPRLRYHLKQFPLDSLAQWLPKDFAWQGLLNADINLDIPASGPKGSIVIDASGGTLRVRDKGRWVDFPYQALRVDSTLAPRRIDTRLAFRGERLGELNVNTRLDPLGKNKPLSGDFRLAGLDLSVARPFVPMVERLAGQLNGSGRLSGTLLAPQVNGNLVLSGGEVSGAELPASLEGLSLQALIAGEQVQLNGSWRSGDAGRGQLSGNLTWGQALGMDLRLQGQQLPVTVEPYATLEVAPDLTLRLIDDKLAVTGKVQVPKGKITVRELPPSTVKVSDDTVIVGHQTEEGKPPMAMAMDIDVEVGRDKLSFSGFGLTANLLGHVHIGDNLDTRGELSLADGRYRAYGQRLTIRRARLLFAGPIDQPYLDIEAIRTVDDVIAGIRLSGSAEQPTTKVFSEPAMSQEQALSYLVLGRPLGNSGEDNNMLAEAALGLGLAGSAGITGSLASSLGIDDFQLDTEGSGNSTSVVASGNITEKLSLRYGVGVFEPANTIALRYKLSKKVYLEAASGLASHWTSSTSAISEGAGPSTDGGRLDEFVGVG; the protein is encoded by the coding sequence GTGAAACGCGTGATCAAGTACATTTTTCTGGGCTTGCTCGGGGTGGTCGCGAGCCTGGGCCTGGTGCTGGGCCTGCTGCTGGGGACCGAGGCTGGCAGCCGCTGGGCGCTGGGCAAGGTGCCCGGGCTTGAGGTGGCCGATTTCCAGGGCCGCCTGGCAGGCAGCTGGCAGGCCAGCATGCTGCGCTGGGCCGACGGCGGCAGCACGGTAGAGGTACAGGCACCACGACTGGCCTGGTCGCCTGCCTGTCTGCTACGCGCCACCCTGTGCATTGACCGGTTGCAGGCTCAACGCATCGACATGGCCTTTGCGCCAAGTGCCGAGCCAGCCGACAGCAGCCCACTGCAGTTGCCAGCGCTGCGCTTGCCGCTGGCTATCGAACTGGGTGAGGTCAAGGTCGGCCAGTTGCGGCTGGATGGCAGCGACCTGCTGGGTGACCTGCAACTGGCGGCGCACTGGACCGGTACCGGGATGCGCATCGACAGCCTGCACCTGCAGCGCGATGACCTGCAATTGAACCTGCAGGGCGACCTGCAGCCCGAAGGTGATTGGCCAGTGCAACTCCAGGCGCAGCTGCAACTGCCGGCCGTAGACGGCAAACCCTGGCAGCTGGCACTGACCGCCACCGGCGAATTGCAAAAGACCCTGACGCTTGCCGGCACCAGCAGCGGTTACCTCGACGCCACCCTGAGCGGGCAGTTGCAGGCGTTGGTCGAGCACCTGCCGGCGACCCTGCAAATCCGTTCAGAGGCGTTCAAGCCGACGGGCTCGTTGCCTGATACCTTGCAACTGAATCAGCTCAAACTTGATGCCAAGGGCGATCTGCTCAAGGGTTATCAGCTGTCAGGAACGGCCAGCCTGCCGGCTGAGCAGTCGCCGATCGCGTTGGCGTTGTCCGGGTTGGTCGACAGCAAAGGCGCCAGGCTCGATGCCCTTGACCTCACTGCCAGCGAGACCCAGCACGTCAAGCTGCAGGCCTCGGCCGACTGGCAGCAAGGCCTGTCCGCCGACGCGCAACTGGACTGGCAGGACTTCCCGTGGTTGCGCCTGTACCCGCTGGAGACGCCGCCCGAGGTCACCCTCAAACGTTTCAACACCCAGGTGCATTATCGCGATGGCAATTACCAGGGCACGTTCAAAGGCGACCTGGACGGGCCGGCAGGGGCGTTCAGCCTGGCCAGCCCGTTCGAGGGTGACCTGAGCCAGGTCAAACTGCCGCAACTGGCGCTGACCGCCGGGCAAGGCAAAGCCGCCGGCAGTGTTGCCGTGCGCTTTGCCGATACCCTGGCCTGGGATGTCGACTTGCAGCTTTCGGCGCTCGACCCGGCCTATTGGCTGGCGGAGCTGCCGGGCACCTTGGCGGGGCCACTGCGCAGCAAAGGCGAGATGAAGGGCGATGTACTTACCCTCGATGCCCAGCTTGACCTCAAGGGCCGCTTGCGCGGCCAGCCGGCCGTGTTCAAGGCCGAGGCCCAGGGCGCGGGGCAGAGCTGGACCCTCGGCGCCCTGGCGATCCAGCTGGGTGACAACCGTATCAACGGCAGCGGCAGCTTGCAGCAGCGCCTGGCCGGGCGAATCGACCTTGACCTGCCGCGCCTGGGCCAGCTGTGGCCGAGGCTACAGGGCCAGGTCAAGGGCCGGCTGGATGTTGCCGGCACCTTGCAGGCCCCGCAAGGCACGCTGACCTTGCAAGGCCAGCGCTTGGCCCAGGCCGAAAACCGGCTGCAACAACTGGACCTGGACGCCCACCTGGATAACGCCCAGCGCGGCGTGATCGAACTGAAGGCCGCTGGCATCCAGCTGGGGGACACGGCGTTGGGTACGTTGCAGGCCAACGGCAAGGGGGACATTCGCCAGCAAGCCCTGACCCTGGCGCTGGATGGCCCGCAACTCAAGCTTGACCTCGGCCTGGATGGCCAGTTGAACAAGGGGGACTGGCGTGGGCGTCTGGCGAGTGGGCGTATTCAGGCCGGGGGCCAGGACTGGCAGTTGCAAGCGCCGGCACGCGTGCAGCGCTTGGCCAGTGGGCAGCTGGATTTCGGTGCTCATTGCTGGCGCTCCGGCCAGGCCAGCCTGTGTGGTGACGACCAGCGCCTGGCGCCCGAGCCACGCCTGCGCTACCACCTCAAGCAGTTCCCGCTCGACAGCCTTGCCCAGTGGTTGCCAAAGGACTTTGCCTGGCAGGGCCTGCTCAATGCCGATATCAATCTGGACATCCCGGCCAGTGGCCCCAAAGGCAGCATTGTCATTGATGCCAGTGGCGGCACGCTGCGCGTGCGCGACAAAGGCCGCTGGGTCGATTTCCCTTACCAGGCCCTGCGCGTCGACAGCACGTTGGCACCACGGCGGATCGATACCCGCCTGGCCTTCCGTGGCGAGCGCCTGGGCGAACTGAACGTCAACACGCGCCTGGACCCGCTAGGCAAGAACAAACCGTTGTCGGGAGATTTCCGCCTGGCCGGGCTGGACCTGTCGGTGGCCCGTCCATTCGTGCCGATGGTGGAGCGCCTGGCTGGGCAACTCAACGGCAGTGGTCGGCTTTCAGGCACACTGTTGGCACCACAGGTCAATGGCAACCTGGTGCTCAGCGGTGGCGAGGTGAGTGGCGCCGAGTTGCCGGCCAGCCTTGAGGGCTTGTCATTGCAGGCGCTGATCGCTGGCGAGCAGGTGCAACTCAATGGCAGCTGGCGCAGTGGCGATGCAGGGCGTGGCCAGTTGAGTGGCAACCTCACGTGGGGGCAGGCGCTGGGCATGGACCTGCGCCTGCAAGGGCAGCAACTGCCTGTCACGGTGGAGCCCTATGCAACGCTTGAGGTGGCCCCGGACCTGACCTTGCGCCTGATCGACGACAAGCTGGCGGTTACCGGCAAAGTGCAGGTGCCCAAAGGCAAGATCACAGTACGCGAACTGCCACCGTCAACCGTGAAGGTATCGGATGACACGGTCATCGTCGGTCACCAGACCGAAGAGGGCAAACCGCCCATGGCGATGGCCATGGACATCGATGTCGAAGTGGGCCGCGACAAGTTGTCGTTCAGTGGCTTTGGCTTGACTGCCAACTTGCTCGGCCACGTGCACATTGGCGACAACCTCGATACCCGTGGCGAATTGAGCCTGGCCGACGGCCGCTACCGTGCCTACGGCCAGCGCCTGACCATCCGCCGCGCGCGCTTGCTGTTCGCCGGGCCGATCGACCAGCCGTACCTGGACATCGAAGCCATCCGTACCGTCGATGACGTGATTGCCGGTATCCGCCTGAGCGGCAGTGCCGAACAACCCACCACCAAGGTGTTTTCGGAACCGGCCATGAGCCAGGAGCAGGCGCTGTCGTACCTCGTACTGGGGCGGCCGCTGGGCAACTCTGGCGAGGACAACAACATGCTTGCCGAGGCGGCGCTTGGCCTGGGGCTGGCGGGTAGCGCCGGCATTACCGGCAGCCTGGCATCGAGCCTGGGTATTGATGACTTCCAGCTGGACACCGAGGGCTCAGGCAACAGCACCAGCGTTGTCGCCAGCGGCAATATCACTGAGAAGCTGAGCCTGCGTTACGGCGTGGGTGTGTTCGAGCCTGCCAATACCATCGCGTTGCGATACAAGTTGAGCAAGAAGGTGTACCTGGAGGCTGCCAGTGGGCTGGCCAGCCACTGGACATCTTCTACAAGCGCGATTTCTGAAGGGGCGGGGCCATCAACGGACGGTGGCCGCCTCGATGAATTCGTTGGTGTCGGGTGA